The stretch of DNA GCGCCGCCGCCTGTTAGGTCCTTGTTAAACCACCACTTGGGGACAGGAAGTGGGGTGTGGCTTTCTGCTCTGTGAAAGAATGGGCCGGAACTTATGAAAGTGGCGTATGCAATTTCAACGTCGCCTAGGGTTCCGCTTTCCATTTTTGTTTTTAGTTCACGAAAGGATTTGTTAAATCTCAATGGGTATCCTATCATCAGTTTTACGGAATTCTTATGGGCGGCTGTTACTATTCCCTTTGCTTCTTCGAGGTTTCTGGCTATTGGTTTTTCTAGAAATATGTGTTTTTTTGCTTCAGCTGCTTGTATTGCACATTGCAGGTGGAGATGAGTGGGCAGTGCGATTATTACGGCGTCTATGTTGGATTCTTTCAAAAGTTGCTCGTAACTGGTAAACGTTTTTTTAATGCCGGCGTTTTTGGCTTCGTTTAGGGCTTTTTTTGACAAATCGGAGACTGCTACAAGATTTACGTTGGGCAGTTTCAAGGAGTGTCTCAGATGGATTTTGCCTACATATCCGAGGCCAATTATTCCCAATCCGACT from Candidatus Bathyarchaeota archaeon encodes:
- a CDS encoding Gfo/Idh/MocA family oxidoreductase, with product MKKVGLGIIGLGYVGKIHLRHSLKLPNVNLVAVSDLSKKALNEAKNAGIKKTFTSYEQLLKESNIDAVIIALPTHLHLQCAIQAAEAKKHIFLEKPIARNLEEAKGIVTAAHKNSVKLMIGYPLRFNKSFRELKTKMESGTLGDVEIAYATFISSGPFFHRAESHTPLPVPKWWFNKDLTGGGALIDLGSHIINLLRWYFGEITHIKSHLGHRFNLDLEDSAICFTKFESGTTAVITAGWFLQGYQLKIEFFGTVDHAFAQHRPRNRLLAATQMLTTGKSEFHRSHFDELQYFVNCLRKDSSPSPSGQDGLKDLEAIYQAYKNNIGLD